In Thalassospira sp. ER-Se-21-Dark, one genomic interval encodes:
- the iolC gene encoding 5-dehydro-2-deoxygluconokinase, translated as MKRLDVITIGRSSVDLYGTQIGGRLEDMASFKKYIGGSPTNMACGTARLGLKSALITRVGDEHMGRFIREKLVAEGVDVQGVITDPQRLTALVLLGVRDQEQFPLIFYRENCADMALCEDDIDPDFIASSRCVTVTGTHLSHPKTRAAVLKAVRLARDAGAKTALDIDYRPNLWGLSGHGDGENRFIASDAVTKELQATLHLFDLIVGTEEEFHIAGGVTDTLEALENVRVISNATLVCKRGPMGAVAFADKIGKSLDDGISGPGFAVDVFNVLGAGDGFMSGLLKGWLSDADWETSLKYANACGAFAVSRHGCTPAYPSWDELQFFFDRGIKTPELRNDAELEQIHWSTNRSGSWPEMRVFAFDHRMQLEDLADDLSVSHDRIGPFKELCLRAVQNVSGGREGYGILCDRRLGRDALYAAAGTGLWIGRPVELPGSRPLELEIGPDLGTQLAEWPVEHVVKVLCFYHPDDDDVTKADQEATIIRLANAARGNGLEFLLEVIPSKVRDCDDETTAKVIRRFYEIGVYPDWWKLEPMKSDAAWRNACDAIAQNDPYCRGIVVLGLDAPEAELVESFEVAARFNMVKGFAVGRTIFIDVARDWMQGTIADDQAVTAMAQKYRALCDTWDAARKKSGGAA; from the coding sequence GCGGCTTGATGTCATTACGATTGGACGATCATCCGTTGACCTTTATGGCACCCAGATTGGTGGGCGTCTTGAGGACATGGCTTCGTTCAAGAAGTATATCGGTGGTTCCCCGACCAATATGGCGTGCGGGACTGCGCGACTGGGATTGAAATCTGCGCTTATTACGCGGGTTGGCGACGAGCATATGGGGCGGTTCATCCGCGAAAAGCTGGTTGCTGAAGGCGTTGATGTTCAGGGTGTCATAACCGATCCACAACGCCTGACCGCGCTTGTGCTTTTGGGCGTGCGCGATCAAGAACAGTTTCCGTTGATTTTCTATCGCGAAAACTGTGCCGATATGGCGCTGTGTGAGGATGATATTGATCCCGACTTCATTGCAAGTTCACGCTGTGTGACGGTTACCGGGACGCACCTTTCACATCCCAAAACCCGTGCGGCCGTTCTCAAGGCCGTTCGACTGGCCCGTGATGCCGGCGCCAAAACAGCACTAGACATTGATTACCGTCCCAATCTTTGGGGGCTGTCGGGGCATGGAGATGGTGAAAACCGTTTCATTGCCTCGGACGCTGTTACCAAGGAATTGCAGGCAACGCTTCATCTGTTTGACCTGATCGTCGGCACTGAGGAAGAATTCCATATTGCCGGTGGTGTGACCGACACGCTCGAAGCGCTTGAAAATGTTCGGGTGATTTCGAATGCGACGCTGGTTTGTAAACGTGGTCCCATGGGGGCCGTGGCGTTTGCGGACAAAATTGGCAAAAGCCTTGATGACGGAATTTCCGGGCCGGGATTTGCGGTTGATGTGTTTAATGTCCTGGGGGCGGGTGACGGGTTCATGTCGGGCCTGTTGAAAGGCTGGCTGAGCGATGCAGATTGGGAAACATCCCTGAAATACGCCAATGCCTGTGGTGCATTCGCGGTGTCGCGCCATGGCTGTACGCCTGCTTATCCGAGTTGGGATGAACTGCAATTCTTCTTTGATCGTGGCATCAAAACGCCGGAACTGCGCAACGATGCAGAGTTGGAGCAAATCCACTGGTCAACCAACCGTAGCGGCAGTTGGCCTGAAATGCGGGTTTTTGCATTTGATCACCGGATGCAGCTTGAAGATCTTGCCGATGATCTCAGCGTTTCGCATGACCGCATTGGTCCGTTCAAGGAGCTGTGCCTGCGCGCGGTCCAGAATGTTTCGGGCGGCAGGGAAGGATACGGCATCCTGTGCGACCGCCGACTGGGGCGTGATGCCCTTTATGCGGCGGCGGGCACCGGGCTTTGGATCGGGCGACCGGTTGAACTTCCGGGGTCGCGTCCGCTTGAACTGGAAATTGGTCCCGATCTTGGCACGCAACTGGCCGAATGGCCGGTGGAGCATGTGGTCAAGGTTTTGTGCTTCTATCATCCCGATGATGATGATGTTACCAAGGCCGATCAGGAAGCCACCATCATTCGGCTTGCCAATGCAGCGCGCGGCAATGGCTTGGAATTCCTTCTGGAAGTTATTCCGTCAAAGGTTCGCGATTGTGATGATGAAACAACGGCCAAGGTGATCAGGCGTTTCTATGAAATCGGTGTCTATCCCGATTGGTGGAAGCTTGAACCGATGAAATCGGATGCGGCATGGCGCAATGCGTGCGATGCGATTGCCCAAAATGATCCCTATTGCCGGGGTATCGTCGTGCTTGGTCTTGATGCACCAGAAGCAGAGCTTGTGGAAAGCTTCGAGGTTGCGGCGCGCTTTAACATGGTCAAAGGCTTTGCTGTCGGGCGCACGATCTTCATCGATGTTGCGCGTGACTGGATGCAAGGTACGATTGCCGATGATCAGGCCGTTACAGCAATGGCCCAAAAATATCGCGCCCTGTGTGATACCTGGGACGCGGCACGCAAAAAATCGGGAGGAGCGGCATGA